One Pseudomonas tolaasii NCPPB 2192 genomic window carries:
- the gstA gene encoding glutathione transferase GstA, whose protein sequence is MKLYFFPHACSLAPHIVLRELALPFELVRVDNQTKTTADGENFLQINPKGYVAALQLDNGQVLTEASAILQFLADQKPEAGLAPANGSWERVRLQEWLNFIASEIHGGLAIFFNPVIQGEVRAMFLATLFKRFAVLVQTLERQDYLLGSAYSVADAYLFVVLRWAAFNDIDLGDWPALTAFQQRVGERAAVVAALATEAA, encoded by the coding sequence ATGAAACTGTATTTCTTCCCCCACGCCTGCTCCCTTGCCCCCCACATCGTGCTGCGGGAATTGGCATTGCCGTTCGAACTCGTGCGGGTGGATAACCAGACCAAAACCACCGCCGATGGCGAGAACTTCTTGCAGATCAACCCCAAGGGCTACGTGGCGGCGCTGCAACTGGACAATGGCCAGGTGCTGACCGAGGCCAGTGCGATCCTGCAATTTCTGGCCGACCAAAAACCCGAGGCGGGCCTGGCCCCGGCCAACGGCAGCTGGGAGCGCGTGCGTTTGCAGGAATGGTTGAACTTCATCGCCAGTGAAATCCATGGCGGGCTGGCGATTTTCTTCAACCCGGTGATTCAAGGGGAAGTGCGGGCGATGTTCCTGGCCACGCTGTTCAAGCGCTTTGCGGTGCTGGTGCAGACGCTGGAGCGGCAGGATTATCTGTTGGGTTCGGCGTATTCGGTGGCGGATGCGTATTTGTTTGTGGTGCTGCGCTGGGCGGCTTTCAACGACATTGATCTGGGTGATTGGCCGGCGCTGACGGCGTTTCAGCAACGCGTGGGTGAACGGGCTGCGGTCGTTGCAGCACTGGCCACCGAAGCCGCCTGA
- a CDS encoding MFS transporter produces MPVLSAADGIDPVRAAHISARIDRLPAVATLWRLVALLSIGGFFELYDLFQTAYISPGLISDGLFHTGSEGVFGFSDQAAFASATFLGLFLGASLLSPIADRFGRRAIFTFALIWYTVATVLMGIQTSALGIICMRFLVGIGLGIELVTIDAYLSELVPKRMRSSAFAFAFFIQFLSVPAVALMSWWLVPQSPFGISGWRLVVLSSAVFALFIWQLRKRLPESPRWLAQKGRFDEADVIMNRLEARCEQDHGKPLDAPEPEAVSVQGSGRFADIWQPPYRRRALMLIVFHVFQAIGFFGFGNWLPALLSGQGVSVTHSLLYAFIITLAYPLGPLLFVKVANRFENKWQIVGSALGAMVFGSLFALQTTAVGLVICGVMITFCNAWLSFSYHSYQSELFPTNIRARAVGFCYSFSRLSTVFSSLLIGFILEHLGTPGVLAFIASSMLIVMVTISWFGPRTRNLALENIAH; encoded by the coding sequence ATGCCCGTACTCTCTGCCGCCGATGGCATCGACCCGGTCCGCGCCGCCCATATCAGCGCACGCATCGACCGCCTGCCCGCCGTGGCGACCCTCTGGCGCCTGGTGGCGCTGCTGTCGATTGGCGGTTTTTTCGAACTGTATGACCTGTTCCAGACCGCCTACATCAGCCCCGGCCTGATCAGCGACGGGCTCTTTCACACCGGCAGCGAGGGCGTGTTCGGCTTCTCCGACCAGGCCGCCTTCGCCTCGGCAACCTTTCTCGGCCTGTTCCTCGGCGCCAGCCTGCTCAGCCCGATTGCCGACCGCTTCGGGCGCCGCGCGATCTTCACCTTTGCGCTGATCTGGTACACGGTCGCCACGGTACTGATGGGCATTCAGACCTCCGCACTGGGCATTATCTGCATGCGTTTTCTGGTGGGCATCGGCCTGGGCATCGAGCTGGTGACCATCGACGCCTACCTCTCGGAACTGGTGCCCAAACGCATGCGCAGCTCGGCGTTTGCCTTCGCGTTTTTCATCCAGTTTCTGTCGGTGCCGGCGGTGGCGTTGATGTCGTGGTGGCTGGTGCCCCAATCGCCGTTCGGCATTTCCGGCTGGCGCCTGGTGGTGTTGAGCAGTGCGGTGTTTGCGCTGTTTATCTGGCAACTGCGCAAACGCTTGCCGGAGTCACCGCGCTGGCTGGCGCAAAAAGGCCGCTTTGACGAAGCCGATGTGATCATGAACCGCCTGGAGGCACGCTGTGAGCAGGATCATGGCAAGCCGCTGGACGCCCCCGAACCGGAAGCTGTCAGCGTGCAGGGCAGCGGGCGCTTTGCCGATATCTGGCAACCGCCGTACCGCCGTCGCGCATTGATGCTGATTGTGTTCCATGTGTTCCAGGCCATCGGCTTTTTCGGCTTCGGCAACTGGTTGCCGGCGCTGCTGTCGGGCCAGGGCGTGAGCGTGACCCACAGTTTGCTTTACGCCTTCATCATCACCCTCGCCTACCCGCTCGGGCCGTTGCTGTTTGTGAAGGTGGCCAACCGCTTTGAAAACAAATGGCAGATTGTCGGCTCGGCGTTGGGCGCGATGGTGTTCGGCAGCTTGTTCGCGTTGCAAACCACGGCGGTGGGGCTGGTGATTTGCGGGGTGATGATCACGTTCTGCAATGCCTGGCTGAGCTTCAGTTATCACTCCTACCAGAGCGAACTGTTCCCCACCAACATCCGCGCGCGGGCGGTGGGGTTCTGTTATTCGTTCAGCCGCTTGTCCACGGTGTTCAGCAGTTTGTTGATCGGTTTTATCCTCGAACACCTGGGCACGCCGGGTGTACTGGCGTTTATTGCCAGCAGCATGTTGATCGTGATGGTCACCATCAGCTGGTTCGGGCCGCGCACGCGCAACCTGGCGCTGGAAAACATCGCCCACTGA
- a CDS encoding glutathione S-transferase family protein, giving the protein MGHSLKILGRTSSINVRKVLWTCQELGIDYTREDWGMGFSPTQSPEFLALNPNAQVPVLIDDHGVLWESNTICRYLVSLYQRHDLLPAEPAPRAKVEQWMDWQATELNPSWGYAFHALVRQNPDYQDPQRLKAGVQAWNDKMGLLEQQLLKTGAYVAGNEFTLADILVGLSVHRWRNAPLEHPPYPAVEAYYQRLSGRQGFKTFALDGHN; this is encoded by the coding sequence ATGGGACATTCTCTGAAAATCTTGGGTCGCACCTCCTCCATAAACGTACGAAAAGTCCTTTGGACCTGCCAGGAACTGGGCATCGACTACACCCGCGAAGACTGGGGCATGGGGTTCAGCCCCACCCAGTCGCCGGAATTCCTGGCCCTGAACCCCAACGCCCAGGTGCCGGTGCTGATCGACGACCACGGTGTGCTGTGGGAATCCAACACCATTTGCCGCTACCTCGTCAGCCTTTACCAACGCCACGACCTGCTGCCCGCCGAACCCGCGCCCCGGGCGAAGGTGGAGCAGTGGATGGACTGGCAAGCCACCGAACTCAACCCTTCGTGGGGTTATGCCTTTCACGCGTTGGTGCGCCAAAACCCGGATTACCAGGACCCGCAACGGCTGAAAGCGGGCGTGCAAGCCTGGAATGACAAGATGGGCCTGCTCGAACAGCAGTTGCTCAAGACCGGCGCCTACGTGGCCGGCAACGAATTCACCCTGGCCGACATCCTCGTCGGCCTCTCGGTACACCGCTGGCGCAATGCGCCGCTGGAGCATCCGCCCTACCCCGCCGTTGAAGCCTATTACCAACGCCTGAGCGGGCGCCAAGGCTTCAAGACTTTTGCCCTCGACGGCCATAACTAA
- a CDS encoding methyl-accepting chemotaxis protein: MKFASDITDQVTTLRTAADSAHATSVQNDACARKGSEVVQQTVQIIEEISHDLNQAAQSIDAVSKQSDIIGAIVQTIRSIAEQTNMLALNAAIEAARAGEHGRGFAVVADEVRSLAARTSQATVEIVDVVRKNHDLSLSAVSSMQSSLSRTGLGVELANEAGQVIQEIQQGSRHVVDAISQFNSTLQLQ, translated from the coding sequence GTGAAGTTCGCCAGTGATATCACCGACCAAGTCACTACGTTGCGCACCGCCGCCGACTCTGCCCACGCTACGTCGGTACAAAACGACGCTTGCGCGCGCAAGGGCTCGGAGGTGGTGCAGCAAACCGTGCAGATCATCGAGGAAATTTCCCACGACCTGAATCAGGCTGCCCAGAGCATTGACGCGGTGAGCAAACAGTCGGACATCATCGGCGCCATCGTGCAGACCATCCGCAGCATTGCCGAGCAAACCAACATGCTGGCGCTCAACGCAGCGATTGAAGCGGCGCGGGCCGGCGAACACGGGCGTGGCTTTGCGGTGGTGGCCGACGAAGTGCGCAGCCTTGCGGCTCGGACGAGCCAGGCGACGGTGGAGATTGTGGACGTGGTGCGCAAGAACCACGACCTGTCGCTGAGCGCGGTGTCGAGCATGCAGTCGAGCTTGAGCCGCACGGGGCTGGGGGTGGAATTGGCGAACGAGGCGGGGCAGGTGATCCAGGAGATTCAGCAAGGGTCACGGCATGTGGTGGATGCTATCAGCCAGTTCAACTCGACGTTGCAACTGCAATAA
- a CDS encoding gluconokinase, which yields MSQPVTALVIMGVSGCGKSSVSEALCRLNGATAIEGDSFHPAANIEKMSAGHPLNDDDRAGWLDILCDELRRSLKAGEHPVLTCSALKKKYRDHLREAAPGLGFVFLELTRAVAADRVSHRPGHFMPASLIDSQFATLESPVGEPLTLALNASEDSVEELAEQTHAWWLQHGFEPTH from the coding sequence ATGAGTCAACCTGTTACCGCCCTGGTCATCATGGGTGTTTCCGGCTGTGGCAAGTCCAGCGTGAGCGAGGCCTTGTGCCGTCTGAACGGCGCCACCGCCATTGAAGGCGACAGCTTTCACCCTGCCGCGAACATCGAAAAGATGAGCGCCGGCCACCCCCTCAACGACGACGACCGCGCCGGCTGGCTCGACATCCTCTGCGATGAACTGCGCCGCTCGCTCAAAGCCGGCGAGCACCCGGTGCTCACCTGTTCCGCCCTGAAAAAGAAATACCGCGACCACCTGCGCGAAGCTGCGCCAGGCCTGGGGTTCGTGTTTCTGGAGCTGACCCGCGCCGTGGCCGCCGACCGCGTGTCCCATCGCCCCGGCCATTTCATGCCCGCAAGCCTGATCGACAGCCAGTTCGCCACCCTTGAATCGCCCGTGGGCGAGCCGCTGACCCTGGCCCTCAATGCCAGCGAAGACAGCGTCGAGGAGCTGGCCGAGCAAACCCATGCCTGGTGGCTGCAACACGGCTTTGAACCAACCCATTAA
- a CDS encoding LysR family transcriptional regulator, with protein sequence MMNLMHWRLLVAVADHGSITAAAEQVGMTQSAASQAMASMESTLGAQLFTREPRKTLPTALGLTVIEQARVMMAALQTIRTTVDEARPSLRGSIRIASFPMVLATFLTPLLQRFRQLHPGIDVTTLDVTDSEVHALLDADLIDLGVVLNPKPERNATVLGRDFWMAVLPVGHPIAQRPADATVTLAELLEQPFVLATGGCTANARSLGTAAGLALRDVRVEVREFNSAYSLVREGVGVTLVPEMALPTQRNGLRVMPLTEPLHREFALVGSQTRPPSAAVNALLKMLAD encoded by the coding sequence ATGATGAACCTGATGCACTGGCGCTTGCTGGTGGCCGTGGCCGATCACGGCAGCATTACCGCCGCCGCCGAGCAGGTGGGCATGACCCAATCCGCCGCCAGCCAGGCCATGGCGTCCATGGAAAGCACGCTGGGTGCGCAACTGTTTACCCGCGAACCGCGCAAGACCTTGCCCACCGCGTTGGGGTTGACTGTGATTGAGCAGGCGCGGGTGATGATGGCGGCCCTGCAGACGATTCGCACCACCGTGGACGAAGCGCGACCTTCGTTGCGTGGGAGCATTCGCATTGCCAGCTTCCCGATGGTGCTGGCGACGTTTCTGACGCCCTTGCTGCAACGTTTCCGCCAGCTGCACCCGGGTATCGACGTCACCACCCTGGATGTGACCGACAGCGAAGTGCATGCCTTGCTCGACGCCGACCTGATCGATCTGGGCGTCGTACTCAACCCCAAGCCCGAGCGCAACGCCACGGTGCTGGGCCGCGACTTCTGGATGGCCGTGTTGCCCGTCGGTCACCCCATCGCCCAACGCCCGGCCGACGCAACCGTGACCCTGGCCGAACTGCTGGAGCAACCCTTCGTGCTTGCCACCGGCGGCTGTACCGCCAACGCCCGCAGCCTGGGCACCGCAGCAGGCCTGGCCCTGCGCGATGTTCGCGTGGAGGTGCGGGAATTCAACAGCGCCTACAGCCTGGTGCGCGAAGGCGTCGGCGTGACGCTGGTGCCGGAAATGGCCCTGCCCACCCAACGCAACGGCCTGCGCGTGATGCCGCTGACGGAGCCGTTGCATCGTGAGTTTGCCTTGGTCGGTTCACAAACCCGCCCGCCTTCTGCGGCGGTTAATGCATTGTTAAAAATGCTCGCTGACTAG
- a CDS encoding aromatic amino acid lyase, with protein MIHLDPQGLTLADLLAIAQQDAPADFTAQARQRIDEGHQLLLTLAAGGTPIYGVTTGLGAAVDTSVAPVQESIPLGRAVGVGRLANRQELRAITAARLAGLAQGRSGISPQAAQALLDLLNSGVEPAVPLLGSLGESDLAPLAHLSLALTVPLTGKDGLALVSANAASVGLGALLVAQAQQVLHALLSALALSCEGYRANLSPFQPWASRLRPAPGQTEQSAALLALLDGGELAGSPRRLQDPLSFRCATVVQGAAQQALQQLQELVELELRSGADNPALISEESLVLATANFDSTHLAHAAEGLGLALSRVAACSAERIAKLLSPASSDLPRFLSTRPGHVGMAALQRTSSALVAEIGHLANPLPAVSVPVADRVEDYAGQALAVVDKTRRLTERVLWLASIELIVAAQAVDLRGTVKLGQGARQIHEAVRSQVAHLDQDRSGSVDVLALSAFIASNRLSIH; from the coding sequence ATGATTCACCTCGACCCGCAAGGCCTGACGCTGGCGGATTTGCTGGCGATTGCACAGCAAGACGCGCCGGCAGATTTCACCGCGCAGGCGCGCCAGCGTATCGACGAAGGCCACCAGTTGTTGCTGACGCTCGCCGCCGGCGGCACACCGATTTATGGCGTGACCACGGGCCTCGGGGCGGCGGTGGATACGTCGGTGGCGCCGGTGCAGGAGAGCATTCCACTGGGGCGCGCGGTGGGTGTGGGCCGCCTGGCCAATCGGCAGGAGTTGCGGGCGATCACGGCCGCGCGTTTGGCCGGGTTGGCTCAGGGGCGCTCGGGTATTTCACCGCAGGCGGCACAGGCTCTGCTGGATTTGCTCAATTCGGGCGTCGAGCCTGCGGTGCCGTTGCTGGGCTCGCTGGGCGAAAGTGATTTGGCGCCTCTGGCGCACCTGAGCCTGGCGTTGACCGTGCCATTGACCGGCAAGGACGGCCTGGCACTGGTCTCGGCCAATGCGGCCAGTGTCGGCCTTGGTGCATTGCTGGTGGCGCAAGCGCAGCAAGTGCTGCATGCCTTGTTGTCGGCATTGGCATTGTCGTGCGAAGGCTATCGCGCCAACCTCAGCCCGTTCCAGCCGTGGGCTTCGCGCTTGCGCCCGGCGCCTGGGCAAACCGAGCAATCGGCAGCGTTGTTGGCGTTGCTTGACGGTGGCGAGTTGGCGGGCAGCCCACGCCGCCTGCAAGACCCGTTGAGCTTTCGCTGTGCCACGGTGGTTCAGGGCGCGGCGCAACAGGCGTTGCAGCAACTGCAGGAACTGGTCGAACTGGAGCTGCGCAGCGGTGCCGATAACCCGGCGCTGATCAGCGAAGAGTCGCTGGTGCTGGCGACGGCGAATTTCGACAGCACGCATCTGGCGCATGCGGCTGAGGGACTGGGGCTGGCCTTGAGCCGGGTCGCCGCCTGCAGTGCCGAACGCATTGCCAAGTTGTTGTCGCCAGCCTCCAGCGATTTACCGCGTTTTCTGAGTACCCGGCCTGGGCATGTCGGCATGGCGGCCTTGCAGCGCACCAGTTCGGCGCTGGTCGCGGAGATCGGGCATCTGGCCAACCCACTGCCGGCCGTCAGCGTGCCGGTGGCGGATCGGGTGGAAGACTACGCGGGGCAAGCGCTGGCCGTGGTCGACAAAACCCGCCGGTTGACCGAACGGGTGTTGTGGTTGGCCAGCATCGAGTTGATTGTCGCCGCGCAGGCGGTGGACCTGCGAGGAACCGTGAAGCTGGGGCAGGGCGCCCGGCAGATCCACGAGGCGGTGCGCAGCCAGGTGGCGCATCTGGATCAGGACCGTTCGGGTTCGGTGGATGTGTTGGCGTTGAGTGCCTTTATCGCCAGTAATCGCCTTTCAATCCACTGA
- a CDS encoding LacI family DNA-binding transcriptional regulator produces MMTSKNDKKLRTTGRPTLNEVARLAGVSPITASRALRGISTVATELVEKVQHAAAELNYVVNPAARALASAQSHSVVVIVPSLSNLLFIETLEAIHQVLRPKGFEVLIGNSHYSRDEEENLLRNYMAYQPRGLLLTGFDRTESARRMVEASNVPCVYMMDLDPNAGVNCVGFSQLNAGETAAAHLLSRGRKRLAYIGAQLDQRTLLRGEGFRRALQQAGLYDPALELLTPRPSSVGLGGELFLQLLAAHPDVDAIFFGNDDLAQGALLEALRHGIKVPEQVAVLGFNDLPASSFMVPRLSSISTPREAIGRRSAEHLLTIMAGNKIAKPVVDMGFELQVREST; encoded by the coding sequence CTGATGACCTCCAAGAACGATAAAAAATTGCGCACCACGGGTCGCCCGACCCTCAACGAAGTCGCCCGCCTGGCCGGCGTCAGCCCGATTACCGCCTCCCGCGCCTTGCGCGGCATCAGCACGGTGGCCACCGAACTGGTGGAAAAAGTGCAGCACGCCGCTGCCGAACTGAACTACGTGGTCAACCCCGCCGCCCGCGCGCTGGCGTCGGCGCAGAGCCATTCGGTGGTGGTGATTGTGCCGTCACTGTCGAACCTGTTGTTTATCGAAACCCTGGAAGCCATCCACCAGGTGCTTCGCCCGAAAGGCTTTGAAGTGCTGATCGGCAATTCCCACTATTCGCGCGACGAGGAAGAAAACCTGCTGCGCAATTACATGGCGTATCAGCCGCGTGGTTTGCTGCTGACCGGGTTTGACCGGACTGAAAGCGCACGACGGATGGTCGAGGCCAGTAATGTGCCGTGCGTGTACATGATGGACCTGGACCCGAATGCCGGGGTGAACTGCGTGGGGTTCTCGCAGTTGAACGCGGGCGAAACGGCGGCGGCGCATTTGCTGTCCCGTGGGCGCAAACGCCTGGCGTATATCGGCGCGCAGCTGGATCAGCGCACCTTGCTGCGTGGCGAGGGTTTCCGTCGCGCGTTGCAACAGGCGGGCCTGTATGACCCGGCGCTGGAATTGCTGACGCCGCGCCCCTCTTCCGTGGGCCTGGGTGGCGAGTTGTTCTTGCAACTGCTGGCGGCGCATCCGGATGTGGATGCGATCTTCTTCGGCAACGACGACCTGGCCCAGGGCGCCCTGCTGGAAGCGTTGCGCCACGGCATCAAAGTGCCGGAGCAGGTGGCCGTGCTGGGCTTTAACGACTTGCCCGCCTCTTCGTTTATGGTGCCGCGCTTGAGCAGCATCAGCACCCCGCGCGAAGCGATCGGGCGGCGCTCGGCGGAGCATTTGTTGACGATCATGGCCGGCAACAAAATCGCCAAGCCGGTGGTGGACATGGGGTTTGAGTTGCAGGTGCGCGAGAGCACCTGA
- a CDS encoding LysR family transcriptional regulator produces MSFSSDSVEVFLAVVERGSFSAAARALGKVPSAVSMGIANLEAELGYALFDRSHREPVPTDLALALIPHARLMAEQLKQLQVHALQLSQGLESKLSIGVGVDINTRRLLAAIGDICEQFPLLEIEVLTAPQDDVLQLLHSGRVQVCVVFAGLRVNVLERFQFVGSEQLIACIGPQHPQAGGEPFLEDLVRVRQILVAGRDMPLSDRRPLVGQSYWRTDSLGMALDMVEAGLGWGNFPQSVVAPLLTAGRLRRLNFKNIENGLAMVVNAVWLKNQPLQKGASALVARLASAP; encoded by the coding sequence ATGAGTTTTTCCAGCGACAGCGTTGAAGTGTTCCTGGCGGTGGTCGAGCGCGGCTCGTTCTCGGCGGCGGCGCGGGCCTTGGGCAAGGTGCCTTCGGCGGTGAGCATGGGCATTGCCAACCTTGAGGCTGAGTTGGGTTACGCCTTGTTTGATCGCAGCCATCGCGAGCCGGTGCCGACTGATTTGGCGCTGGCGCTGATTCCTCACGCGCGCTTGATGGCCGAGCAACTCAAGCAGTTGCAAGTGCATGCGTTGCAGCTGTCTCAGGGGCTTGAGAGCAAGCTGTCGATTGGTGTGGGGGTGGACATCAATACCCGCCGTTTACTGGCCGCCATCGGTGACATCTGCGAGCAATTCCCGCTGCTGGAAATCGAAGTGCTGACCGCCCCGCAGGATGATGTGTTGCAACTGCTTCACAGCGGGCGTGTGCAGGTTTGCGTGGTGTTTGCCGGGTTGCGGGTCAATGTGCTGGAACGGTTTCAGTTTGTTGGCAGCGAGCAGTTGATCGCGTGCATCGGCCCGCAACATCCGCAGGCCGGTGGTGAGCCCTTTCTGGAAGACCTGGTGCGGGTACGGCAGATTCTGGTGGCCGGGCGGGACATGCCCCTCAGTGATCGTCGGCCGCTCGTGGGGCAGTCTTATTGGCGCACCGACAGCCTGGGCATGGCGCTGGACATGGTCGAAGCGGGCCTGGGCTGGGGCAATTTCCCGCAGTCAGTGGTGGCACCGCTGCTGACGGCAGGGCGGCTGCGGCGGTTGAATTTCAAGAACATCGAAAACGGGTTGGCGATGGTGGTGAATGCGGTGTGGTTGAAGAACCAGCCGTTGCAAAAGGGGGCGTCGGCGCTGGTAGCGCGGCTGGCTTCAGCACCTTAA
- a CDS encoding NAD-dependent epimerase/dehydratase family protein, whose amino-acid sequence MKGLNVLLTGTCGRIGKTFFEASKDRYRFTLTDRVAPDFALGEHRFVSADLSDKSSLAALLDGIDVIVHLSGIPHASAAFDELLPNNILATTYLFEAAVAAGVNRLVFASSAQTIEGYPVDRQITPGMQVMPANLYGVSKCYGEALCSYYAAKTSLSTIALRIGAFEFPETPDLNNARDLSAWLSPRDAVQLLQRSVEAEGVKHLIAHGISNNRFKRLDLSETTRVLGYQPVDDAFQTFEIPITY is encoded by the coding sequence GTGAAAGGACTCAACGTACTGCTTACCGGTACCTGCGGCAGAATCGGCAAGACGTTTTTCGAAGCCTCGAAAGACCGCTACCGCTTCACCCTCACCGACCGCGTTGCGCCGGATTTCGCCCTGGGCGAGCACCGCTTTGTCAGCGCCGATCTCAGTGACAAATCCAGCCTTGCGGCCCTGCTCGACGGCATCGACGTGATCGTGCACCTCTCGGGCATCCCCCACGCCAGCGCCGCGTTCGACGAATTGTTGCCCAACAACATCCTCGCCACCACCTACCTGTTCGAAGCCGCCGTGGCCGCCGGCGTGAACCGTTTGGTGTTTGCCAGCAGCGCGCAAACCATTGAAGGCTACCCGGTGGACCGCCAGATCACACCGGGCATGCAGGTGATGCCCGCCAACCTGTACGGCGTGAGCAAATGCTACGGCGAGGCGCTGTGCAGCTATTACGCGGCGAAAACGTCCTTGTCGACGATTGCCCTGCGCATCGGCGCCTTCGAATTCCCTGAAACCCCCGACCTGAATAACGCCCGCGACCTCAGCGCCTGGCTCAGCCCGCGTGATGCCGTGCAACTGCTGCAGCGTTCCGTGGAAGCCGAAGGCGTAAAACACCTGATCGCCCACGGCATTTCGAATAACCGTTTCAAGCGCCTGGACCTGAGCGAAACCACCCGCGTGTTGGGCTACCAACCCGTGGACGATGCCTTCCAGACCTTCGAAATCCCGATCACCTACTGA
- a CDS encoding PACE efflux transporter has protein sequence MQGVKRKLVYVSLFELIGMTFSALGLALLSGAHPSSTGPLAVVITTIAVTWNFIYTSLFERWESRQRDRTRTVKRRIAHAVGFQLTLIVFLIPLIAWWMNVSLAQAFLLDLALILFIPCYTFVFNWLFDRTFGLPASALPATSA, from the coding sequence ATGCAAGGCGTGAAACGCAAGCTGGTGTATGTGTCGCTGTTCGAGCTGATCGGCATGACCTTTTCGGCCCTCGGCCTGGCGCTGCTGTCCGGCGCGCACCCGTCCAGCACCGGGCCACTGGCCGTGGTGATCACCACCATCGCCGTGACCTGGAACTTCATCTACACCTCGCTGTTCGAGCGCTGGGAAAGCCGCCAGCGTGACCGCACGCGCACGGTCAAACGCCGTATTGCCCACGCCGTGGGGTTCCAGCTGACGTTGATCGTGTTCCTGATTCCGCTGATCGCCTGGTGGATGAACGTGAGCCTGGCGCAGGCCTTCCTCCTCGACCTGGCGCTGATCCTGTTCATCCCCTGCTACACCTTTGTTTTCAACTGGCTGTTCGACCGCACTTTCGGCCTGCCCGCCTCGGCGCTGCCAGCAACATCTGCGTAG
- a CDS encoding ornithine cyclodeaminase family protein: MQPIYIDFLNGLDINELNLGNDEILNAIEASLAIQGRGEAVIEPRTHLIPGGDINGHFNVLRGVLGGDIGYAGVKVVGDFVDNYRQGLPSELAILNLLDPATGIPEAILDASAITDMRTGAVTAIGAKYLANPDSKVLAHIGARGTAYWNVRLLDHLFDFEEIRVHSRRSESREAFAERLRRDLGKPVIVTHDWESTVRGADIVVEASRLDQPEPLLRTDWIKPGAFVVPYGTMSAVELSLTDIMSKLVVDDWGQCKGGMFGALRAHVDAGKLSADTLHAELGQIVAGLKNGRENPEETILFWHRGLSLSDIALGHALLEKAKRLGIGQRLRWA; this comes from the coding sequence ATGCAACCGATCTACATCGACTTTCTCAACGGCCTCGACATCAATGAGTTAAACCTGGGCAACGACGAAATCCTCAATGCCATCGAAGCCAGCCTGGCGATTCAGGGCCGTGGCGAGGCGGTGATCGAGCCGCGCACTCACCTGATTCCCGGCGGGGATATCAACGGCCACTTCAACGTCTTACGCGGCGTGCTGGGCGGCGACATTGGCTATGCGGGCGTCAAGGTGGTGGGGGATTTCGTCGACAACTACCGCCAGGGCTTGCCGTCTGAACTGGCGATTCTCAACCTGCTCGACCCTGCCACCGGCATTCCCGAAGCGATCCTCGACGCCTCGGCGATCACCGACATGCGCACCGGCGCCGTCACCGCCATCGGCGCCAAATACCTCGCCAACCCCGACAGCAAAGTGCTGGCGCATATTGGCGCGCGCGGCACGGCGTACTGGAATGTGCGCCTGCTCGATCACCTGTTCGACTTCGAGGAAATCCGCGTGCACTCGCGTCGCAGCGAAAGCCGTGAAGCCTTCGCTGAACGCCTGCGCCGGGACCTGGGCAAACCGGTGATCGTCACCCACGATTGGGAAAGCACCGTGCGCGGCGCCGACATCGTGGTCGAAGCCTCGCGCCTGGATCAGCCCGAGCCGTTACTGCGCACCGACTGGATCAAACCCGGCGCCTTTGTGGTGCCCTACGGCACCATGAGCGCGGTGGAACTGTCACTCACCGACATCATGAGCAAGCTCGTGGTGGACGATTGGGGCCAGTGCAAAGGCGGGATGTTTGGCGCATTGCGAGCCCATGTCGATGCCGGAAAACTCAGCGCCGACACCTTGCATGCCGAGCTGGGGCAAATCGTTGCCGGGCTGAAAAACGGCCGGGAAAACCCCGAAGAAACCATCCTGTTCTGGCACCGTGGCCTGAGCCTCAGCGACATCGCCCTGGGCCACGCGCTGCTGGAAAAAGCCAAGCGGTTGGGGATTGGCCAGCGGCTGCGTTGGGCATGA